A single genomic interval of Spinacia oleracea cultivar Varoflay chromosome 6, BTI_SOV_V1, whole genome shotgun sequence harbors:
- the LOC110793620 gene encoding glutamine synthetase, chloroplastic/mitochondrial isoform X1, with protein MYCSISNQFEIFDIYRRFCADHCLTGHVSCFSSTQSLSWSRVWTRRFSDAHCTACMYAGINISGTNGEVMPGQCEFRVSPSVGIEAGDHVWCARYLLEKTGSKATIGKGNVQAQGRFCFPCISS; from the exons ATGTATTGCTCCATTTCAAACCAATTCGAAATCTTTGATATCTATCGGCGATTTTGCg CTGATCACTGCCTCACTGGCCATGTTTCTTGTTTTTCTTCAACTCAGAGCCTATCCTGGTCTCGAG TTTGGACGAGACGTTTTTCTGATGCTCATTGCACAGCTTGCATGTATGCTGGAATTAACATAAGTGGAACCAATGGGGAGGTTATGCCGGGTCAG TGTGAATTCCGAGTTAGTCCTAGTGTTGGTATTGAAGCTGGAGACCATGTCTGGTGTGCCAGATATCTTCTTGAG AAAACAGGCTCAAAAGCTACAATTGGGAAGGGAAATGTGCAAGCACAAGGGAGATTTTGTTTCCCATGTATTTCTTCGTGA
- the LOC110793620 gene encoding glutamine synthetase, chloroplastic isoform X2, giving the protein MYCSISNQFEIFDIYRRFCADHCLTGHVSCFSSTQSLSWSRACMYAGINISGTNGEVMPGQCEFRVSPSVGIEAGDHVWCARYLLEKTGSKATIGKGNVQAQGRFCFPCISS; this is encoded by the exons ATGTATTGCTCCATTTCAAACCAATTCGAAATCTTTGATATCTATCGGCGATTTTGCg CTGATCACTGCCTCACTGGCCATGTTTCTTGTTTTTCTTCAACTCAGAGCCTATCCTGGTCTCGAG CTTGCATGTATGCTGGAATTAACATAAGTGGAACCAATGGGGAGGTTATGCCGGGTCAG TGTGAATTCCGAGTTAGTCCTAGTGTTGGTATTGAAGCTGGAGACCATGTCTGGTGTGCCAGATATCTTCTTGAG AAAACAGGCTCAAAAGCTACAATTGGGAAGGGAAATGTGCAAGCACAAGGGAGATTTTGTTTCCCATGTATTTCTTCGTGA